The Candidatus Polarisedimenticolia bacterium genome contains a region encoding:
- a CDS encoding DUF5989 family protein, with amino-acid sequence MSIKESVKDKVQFGREFWEFLRVRKKWWLAPIIILSALLGILIVLTHGSALAPFIYTIF; translated from the coding sequence ATGAGCATCAAGGAATCGGTGAAGGACAAGGTCCAATTCGGCAGGGAATTCTGGGAATTCCTGCGGGTCAGGAAGAAGTGGTGGCTGGCGCCGATCATCATTCTGAGCGCGCTGTTGGGAATTCTGATCGTGCTGACCCACGGCTCCGCCCTGGCTCCGTTTATCTATACCATTTTCTGA